AGCCGCAACACCGTCTGCGCGCTGGCCAGCTTGATTTGCGTGAGCTGGAGCGCGGCGGCCACCTTCGCGGTGGCGATGCGGATGTCGCCGGGCGCGATGGCCAGACACGCGCGGGACGCGTCCTTCTTCCCCTCGAAGACGATGGTCTTGACGATCTGCGCGGGTGTCACGCCCAGCGCCGCCGCCGCGAGCGGCACCGTGGGCATGTCCGCGCCGGGGTTGATCAGTGTCGCGGAGACCTGCGAATCACGCAGGAACTGCTCCAAGAACTCTCGTCGGGAAGGCGCATCCGTCGTGTGCATGACGAACGCGATTTTAGAGATTTCCCCTCTCTCGTACAGAGCGCCCGCGGAGCGGAACCCGTGACGGTGGATCCGCTCCGCGCGCGTGTTTCACGTCGTGCGCGCGAGCGTCAGGCGCTCACGCCAATGCCAATCGGGCAGCTCACGCCGGTGCCACCCACGCCGCAATAACCCCCCGGGTTCTTCTGCAGGTACTGCTGGTGGTAATCCTCGGCGTAATAGAAGGCCGGAGCGGGCAGGACCTCCGTGGTGATGTCGCCCAGGCCCTTGGCGTTGAGCGCGGCTTGATAAGCCTGCCGCGTCTCCTCCGCGGCGCGCTTCTGCGCGTCGTTCGCGAAGTAGATGCCGGAGCGGTACTGCGTGCCCGCGTCGTTGCCCTGACGCATGCCCTGTGTCGGGTCGTGGTTCTCCCAGAACACCTTCAAGAGCTGCGCGTACGTGACCTTCGCCGGGTCGAACACCACGCGCACGACCTCGTTGTGGCCGGTGAGCCCGGAGCAGACCTCTTCGTACGTGGGGTTCGGCGTCAGCCCGCCCGCGTAGCCCACCGCGGTGGAGTACACGCCGGGCACCTGCCAGAACTTGCGCTCGACGCCCCAGAAGCAGCCCATGCCGAAGACGGCTGTTTCAAAGCCCTCCGGCACGGGCCCCTTCAGCGGGGTGCCCAGCACGGTGTGCTTCTGCGGAACCGGCATCTCCTGCGGGCGGCCCGGCAGCGCCTCCTGCGGAGTGGGGAGCCTCAACTTCTTCGGGGACGTGAAGAACATGCTCTAGCTTTAGCCCCGGGCCCTCCCGTTTTCACGCCCGGCGCACGCCCACCCGCCCGCCCGCCGTCCCACCAGGAATGCCCCGTCCTCCCGACGGTTTCCCAGGCCTCCCATGCGCACCCGCCTCCTCGCCGCCCTCTGTCTCCTGGCCCCCACCGCCGCCCTCGCCGCCAAGGACCCCCGCTGCGCCGGCAAGCCCGCCGCCCGCGCCGCCCGCTTCTCCGACACCGCCCTGAAGGGCAGCTCCGCCGCGGAGCGTTACGCCGCCTACGTCCAGGCCTGTGCACTGGATGACGTGGTGGCCCTCACGCAGACGCTCGTCCGCTTCAAGACGGTGAGCAGCGAGTCCCCCGCCGCGAAGAACCCGGAGGTGGCCGCCATGGGCCGCGCCCTGGAGGCGTGGGCGAAGCAGCACGGCTTCGGCTTCCGCACCGTGGGCGCCAACGACGTCTTCGAGCTGTCCTGGGGCGAGGGCGAGCCGCTGCTGGGGCTCGTGTTCCACGGCGACGTCGTCCCCGCGCCCGCGCACGAGTGGAAGCGCGCGCCCTTCAAGCCGGTGGTGGAGAAGGGCCGCCTGTACGGCCGGGGCGTGGAGGACGACAAGGGCCCCATCGCCTCCGGGCTCGTCGCGCTGGCCATGGCGAAGGACCTGGGCCTCAAGCCCCAGGGCAAGGTGCTGATCATCATCGGCAACGGTGAGGAGAGCGACTGGAACGGCATGAAGAACTACGCGGACACGCAGCCCAAGCCCACGCACGTCATCTCCGTGGACTCCGGCTACCCGGTGATGGCCGCGCAGTCCGGCTTCGTCGCGTGGACGCTGGAGGCGCCCGTGGGCGCTGCCCTCGCCACGCCGAAGGAGGGCACCGTCGCGCGCGCCGTGGACGTGAGCGCGGGCGAGTTCCTCACCCAGGTGCCCGGCACCGCCACGCTGAAGCTTCAGCCCGTGAAGGGGCAGACGCCGGAGACGGTGCTCGCCGCCGTGAAGGCCGCCATCGCGCGGGAGTCCTCCGCGCGCAAGGACCTGAAGGCGGAGGCGAAGCGCGAGGGCGACGCGGTGGTGCTCACCACCCACGGCGTGGCGGTGCACTCGTCCACCGCGGACGAGGGCCACAACGCGCTCTGGGATGTGTCCGCGGTGGCCTCGCGCCTGGCGCTGGAGGACAACGGCATCGCGGCGCTGCTGCGCGTGGTGGCGAAGCGCTTCGACGGCGACCACCACGGCGAGAAGCTGGGCCTGAAGTACCAGGACGCGCTGATGGGCCCGCTGCTGGTGGCGCCCACCGTGCTGCGCGTGAAGGACGGCTCCGTGTCCCTGGGCGTCAACATGCGCCGGCCGCAGGGCCAGGACGCGGCGGCCTTCAACGCGTCGCTGGACGCCGCCGCGAAGCGCGTGGGCGAGGACTCCGGTGGCCAGGTGAAGGAGGGCGCCGGCCGCTACCTGGGCGACCCGCACGTGGCGGACACGTCCGGCCCGCTGGTGAAGACGCTGATGGACATCTACCAGCGGCAGCGCAAGGCGCCGGACGCGGTGCCGGGCTCCATCCGCGGCGGCACCTACGCGCGGCTCTTCCCTCGCGCCGTGGACTTCGGGCCCGCGTTCCCCAACGAGCCCTACACCGGCCACGCCCCGGACGAATCCATCGCGCTGGAGACGCTGGACCTGAGCACGCGCATGCTCGCGGAGGCCGTGCACACGCTGGCCATCGCGCCCGCGTCCGAGGTGAAGGCCGCGCCGTGACGGCGGCTCACGGCGTCAGGTAGCCCAGGGGCGGCGGGACGCGGGGCCAGCGCACGGTGAAGGTCGTGCCGTCCCCGGGGGCGGTCTCCACGCGGACGCTGCCCCGGTGCACCTGGACGATCTCGTTCACGATGTAGAGCCCCAGCCCCAGGCTGCGGTGCTTGCTGCCCGCATGCGACACGTTCGTCTGCTTGAACGGGTCGAACAGGTGCGGCAGCAGTTCTGGCGGGATGGGGTCACCCTCGTTGCGCACCCGCATCACCACGTCCACGGCCTCGCCCGTGAGCGTGGTGATGACGGGCGAGTCGTTCCGCGCGTGTTGCAGCGCGTTCACCACCAGGTTGCCCAGCACCTGCGTCACCCGGTCCGGGTCCCACTCCCCCCACAGGTCCTCCCCCTGCACCTCCAGCACCAGGGGCCGCTCCGGATAGACGACCTGGAGCTCCTCCAGCATGCCCTGGCACAGTTCCTCCATGTTCACGTGCTGGCGCGTCACCGGGATGCCCCCGCCCAGGCGGCTGCGCGCGAAGTCGAGGATGTCGTTGATCATCCGCGTCATCCGCGCCGTGGCCTTGCGGATGCGGTCCACGGAGCGGCGCGCCGTCGTGTCCAGCGCCGGCGCCTTCCCCAGCATGAAGGCCGACGCGTTCACCGCGTGCAGGGGGTTGCGCAGGTCGTGGCCCAGGATGGCGATGAGCTCCTCGCGGAAGTCGATGGCCTGCTGGAGCACTCCTTCCGCGCGCTTGTGGTCGGTGATGTCCACCACCGTGGAGCCCACGCCCAGCAGCACGCCGTCCGGGGTGCGCACCGGGAAGTAGTCCGCGCGCCAGACGCCCGCGCGGCCCCGCACCGGATCCGGCCCCTCGAGGAGCACGTCCTGCACGGGCTGCCCGGTCTCCAGCACCTGGCGCAGCGAGCGCTCGATGGAGACCACGGAGCGGGTGCGGACCATGTCGTGCAGCGTGCGGCCCCGGTGGTCCTCCACGGGCCTGCCGTTGAGCCGCGCCAGCGTGCCGTTGATGCGCAGGTAGCGCAGGTCCGAATCCAGGAACGCGATGCCCACGGGCGCCGCCTCCAGCAGCGAGTCCAGCAATGCCAGCGACCGCTCGGCCTCCTGGCGTGCCTCGTGCTCGCGCGCGTGCAGGTCCGTCTGGGCGATGTAAGCGGAGGCCCGCTCCGCGACGGCGTGGAAGAGCAGCACGTCCGAGTCGGAGAAGGCGAAGGCCGTGCGCGAGCCCATGTACGCCATGCCCAACAGCCGCTCACCGTCCATGAGCGGCAGGCCGTACAGCGCGCGCAGCCCCGCGCTGCGCAGCGGCCCGATGTGGACGCGAGGGTCCGTGGCGGCCGAGCGGACGAAGAAGGGCCGCCGCTCCAGCGCCGCCTGCCCGCTCACGCCCTGCCCCACCGGCACGCGAAGGCCCTTCACCTCGTCCGTGCTCAGCCCCACCGAGGCGCGCACCACCAGCGCGTCGTCCTCCAGCAGCATCACCGCCGCCGTGTCCACGGTGAGCGCGGACTCCATCAGCCGGGTGAGCAGGCGCTCCAGGAGCGTCTCCATGCCCGGGTCGTCCAGCGTCGCCTCGGACATGCGGTCCAGCGTCTGGAGGATGCGCTGCTTCATGTCCCAGAAGAACGTCATCGTCCGGGTGACCACCCGGTCGAGCATCTCCTCCAGCCGCGTGAGGTCTCCGGGGCGCAGCCGCTGCTCCCCCGCTTCCAGCCGGTGGAGGATGCAGCGGCGCAAGAGCGCGTACTCCCGCGCCACCTCGCCCAGGTTGAAGCCCGCGTCCAGGCGGGCCGCCGCGTGCGCCGCCTCCAGGCGCTCATCCAGCGCCTCCGGCCCCGAATCCATCGCGTCCGCCAGGGCGGTGAGCAGCTCCGGCAGATGGTCGATGAGCCAGGGGGGGTGGACGGTCTCCTCCCCGCCCAGGTCCCGCATCACCGCCTGCTGCCATTCGGCCAGCAGCGCGTCGTGATTCGCGCGCAGGAACTCCGCCGCGGACAGGCGGGGGCCGCCGCGCGCATGCTCGTCCACGGAGTGAGAATCCGGCTCCTGCATCGCCCATCTCCCCAGGCCTTCGCCCGGTCGTGCCACCCCTCGCGAAAAGTCTGCGCATGGTGCTCCTGGCGTGCCTCGCCTCCGCGTCGGATGAAGGTCCAGCACGGGCCCTTGGCCGCTGGCTCCAGGCCGGGCTCGGGACGACGCACCGCCCGGCGGGCCGTTCACCTTCGTGCGCTCGGCCTGCCCTGGGGACGTTCGCGCCCCAGG
The sequence above is drawn from the Corallococcus sp. NCRR genome and encodes:
- a CDS encoding aminoacyl-tRNA deacylase; the protein is MEQFLRDSQVSATLINPGADMPTVPLAAAALGVTPAQIVKTIVFEGKKDASRACLAIAPGDIRIATAKVAAALQLTQIKLASAQTVLRLTGYAVGGVPPVGHATPLPVVIDSRVLPYDLVFGGGGDDQHMLRISPRDIQRLTGAVVADIAAEDAR
- the msrA gene encoding peptide-methionine (S)-S-oxide reductase MsrA, which produces MFFTSPKKLRLPTPQEALPGRPQEMPVPQKHTVLGTPLKGPVPEGFETAVFGMGCFWGVERKFWQVPGVYSTAVGYAGGLTPNPTYEEVCSGLTGHNEVVRVVFDPAKVTYAQLLKVFWENHDPTQGMRQGNDAGTQYRSGIYFANDAQKRAAEETRQAYQAALNAKGLGDITTEVLPAPAFYYAEDYHQQYLQKNPGGYCGVGGTGVSCPIGIGVSA
- a CDS encoding Sapep family Mn(2+)-dependent dipeptidase — its product is MRTRLLAALCLLAPTAALAAKDPRCAGKPAARAARFSDTALKGSSAAERYAAYVQACALDDVVALTQTLVRFKTVSSESPAAKNPEVAAMGRALEAWAKQHGFGFRTVGANDVFELSWGEGEPLLGLVFHGDVVPAPAHEWKRAPFKPVVEKGRLYGRGVEDDKGPIASGLVALAMAKDLGLKPQGKVLIIIGNGEESDWNGMKNYADTQPKPTHVISVDSGYPVMAAQSGFVAWTLEAPVGAALATPKEGTVARAVDVSAGEFLTQVPGTATLKLQPVKGQTPETVLAAVKAAIARESSARKDLKAEAKREGDAVVLTTHGVAVHSSTADEGHNALWDVSAVASRLALEDNGIAALLRVVAKRFDGDHHGEKLGLKYQDALMGPLLVAPTVLRVKDGSVSLGVNMRRPQGQDAAAFNASLDAAAKRVGEDSGGQVKEGAGRYLGDPHVADTSGPLVKTLMDIYQRQRKAPDAVPGSIRGGTYARLFPRAVDFGPAFPNEPYTGHAPDESIALETLDLSTRMLAEAVHTLAIAPASEVKAAP
- a CDS encoding ATP-binding protein → MDEHARGGPRLSAAEFLRANHDALLAEWQQAVMRDLGGEETVHPPWLIDHLPELLTALADAMDSGPEALDERLEAAHAAARLDAGFNLGEVAREYALLRRCILHRLEAGEQRLRPGDLTRLEEMLDRVVTRTMTFFWDMKQRILQTLDRMSEATLDDPGMETLLERLLTRLMESALTVDTAAVMLLEDDALVVRASVGLSTDEVKGLRVPVGQGVSGQAALERRPFFVRSAATDPRVHIGPLRSAGLRALYGLPLMDGERLLGMAYMGSRTAFAFSDSDVLLFHAVAERASAYIAQTDLHAREHEARQEAERSLALLDSLLEAAPVGIAFLDSDLRYLRINGTLARLNGRPVEDHRGRTLHDMVRTRSVVSIERSLRQVLETGQPVQDVLLEGPDPVRGRAGVWRADYFPVRTPDGVLLGVGSTVVDITDHKRAEGVLQQAIDFREELIAILGHDLRNPLHAVNASAFMLGKAPALDTTARRSVDRIRKATARMTRMINDILDFARSRLGGGIPVTRQHVNMEELCQGMLEELQVVYPERPLVLEVQGEDLWGEWDPDRVTQVLGNLVVNALQHARNDSPVITTLTGEAVDVVMRVRNEGDPIPPELLPHLFDPFKQTNVSHAGSKHRSLGLGLYIVNEIVQVHRGSVRVETAPGDGTTFTVRWPRVPPPLGYLTP